GTTAGGAATGTGAAGAAAGTGGAAGCTGAACTAGCAGCTTTGAAGATTTCTTACTTGAAGAAAATCAACAAAGGCTCCAACATTGTGATCATGGACTCGTTAGTTTCTTTGCTATATCATTTTGAGTTACATCATTATATAAATTGATTATTAAGTATTAACCATTGGTGCTGGATGCAAAATTAGGTACTCGGACTCGGCGAAAATAGTAGCAAGAACATTAACGAACCTCGGTTTCAAGAACACGTGGATTGTGGCAGACGGGTTCTCGGGGAACAAAGGGTGGTTACAGAGTAGACTAGGAACAGATTCTTATTTCTCTTCGTTTGCAGAGGTGTTGTCTCCATCAAGAGTCATCCCTGCAGCTGTTAGAGGTTTTGGAACAACCTCCCAATCAAGTGCCAAGCTTCTTCCTGGAGCTGATtgattctcttttttttttttcttttttctttttttatttgcaAATACAAATCTACCTCTTGTGTATGTTCAAGTCCTCCTTATTTTTTGTTTCATCATTTTCTCATAATTAGTTTTGCTCCTTATAATTTCTTTTTGTCTTAGTTAGAATTAAAGTACACTTATTATACATTCTTTAagcaagataaaaaaaaatatgcggaaaaaaatgttaaatactaaaaaattatatttgataaaataagtaaagaaaaaaaaattgagaagatTCAATTCCTGTTTGAACATGTAAATTAGAGTGACAGTTTGACAACTAACTCCATTTACATTTAATGTATAAAACTCGATTGAAGTTAGTCCCTTAAAAGGAATTCATTTAATCACTGAATATAAGTGTGGTCTATTAAAAATGAGATCAAATTAAGAGTTTGTTTGggtattatttttgaaaattattttttttttaaatgatatttttttaaaagattttttacaaaagtaaaagtaattttatatttaaatatctgatgtaaaaagatttttttatttattaatcatgtaactttttaaaaaatatgtttttttttatttttttagtacttttacttttactactagaaatttgtcaaacatactaaaaaataaaaaaagatattttttattgaaaaaaaaaatttgtttatcAAGATAATGGCATCTAAACAAGCATTATGTTTAGATAAAATAAGGATAAGTATTATTTTAGTCTCTAACATTGAGAGTCCGAATTAAAACGGTTTTCAATGTTATTTTTGGCTTAAAATCAtccttaatatttttttgtattaaaatcgtccttttagtaaaaaattataaaattttaaaaaaataaaacaaaagaatgaGGAGACGCGAGCCACTGCCGCCTCACAACCTCGCCACCTCACCGCCTCGCCGCCTCGCAATCTTGCCTGCTTCTGCTTTTTGCTTCTGCTTTCTTGCTTTCTTGTAatctgtttttactttttggTTTAGTGTTGGTGGTGTTGGTGAGAGGGAAGATGCGAGCCATTGCCGCCGCCGCCTCGCTGCCTCGCAATCTCGCCTGCTTCTGCTTCTTGCTTCTTGCTTCTACTTTCTTGCTTTCCTGCTTTCTTGTtatctgtttttgctttttggtttagtgttggtggtgttggtggtggtggaggaggtAATTGTGCTGGTAATGGTgagggtatttttgtccaaaaaaaattaaaagaacgatttgaatacgaaaaaaaacattaaggatgattctaaatCGGATATAACATTGGGGACGGTTTCGATTCTGACCATCAACATTAGGGatcaaaacaatacttatcccgataaaataagataaaagtactttttttatttatttcttatgtaaaaaatatcttttttaaaagaaaaaactttaaaaaagatgtaaattatatcttttaaaagaagatatttttaatttttttagtacttttatttttataaaatttactaaatacattaaaaaaattaaaaaaaatattaaaattttttttatcgatttaatgacactcaaataaacactaaatttaaaaaatatattagtttTGTGGAATTTATGTTTTGATTAGTTTGAATGAGAATATAGATTTTGATTTGTTTGGATTGGCACGTAGCTAGCGAAGAATGATATAGGatttttctttactttctttCGTTCTAGTAAAGTTAGCTTTCGCTTAGTgtatttctttatttaattttctgcactTATATGGttcatataaaataaatcataaaagataatcgattgatttttttacattataaactctttcacaaaattaattataaaatacgTGGTTTAAAAATATCTccattaaaattcaaatttgaaacTCGTTCAAATTATCATTATATGTGGTGATTGAtaattatatcatttaatttgttgTCATACATATATTGTTCGTTCAATAGCTCTTGAACGTATTCTTAAACTAGTATTTTACCTTGACTGAATCATTCTGAATCATtctgttttattattttatcatgttAATATGTATCTTTCGTTTTTTTTAGTTatcttttttactttttatgtTATCTATATgtaatgctttttttttttgccaaaatattatttttcccCTCAACTAACCGACGTATAGCACATCGCTTTTACGCGTTACAAATATAATTTGATATCTAAttaacacaaaattttgaaagaaTCGCTTTCCTATTTTgcataatattttaaaaaatctttttttatttgtcaaATCTATCTAAACCCTTTTAAAACTATTCTATCTTTAAATAAACCATTACCATAACTTCtaattaagaataataattacACCATCTATTAAATAGAACACAACATAAACTCCAAAACACACAACTCAGAACAATGAGAAACATAAACAAGAACATGCAACGACCAATTtttaagaagaagaataaaCCATCCTCTTCTTCAACCATAAAATCGCTTCCAAAAGAATTATTGGTAGAGATAGTTGCAAGTGTAGCCTCTCATTCTATCATTGACCTCCACAACGTGAAGAAGAGTTGTAAGGATCTTCTTGAAGCTGTGGAAGATAACTATGTTTATCGGCGAGTCTCTCTGGACAAATTTTCTTTCATTCCAAGGTTTTCCAACGATAAAGAATTGTTATTCTTGAAGCGTTGCAAGGAAAATCAAAACACAGAAAGCTTGTATAGAGAAGGGTTGCGAGAATGCTTATGGAATGGAAACGCTGAAGGTCTTAGGCTTTTGGATATGGCGGCTAAAGAGGGTCATAAAGAAGCAAAATATGTGTACGGCATAATCTTGTTGTATTCATCAAGACAAGATGAAAAATTGATAGAATTAGGGTTACGGCATTTGCGTTTCTTGAGAGAATCTAAGTGTATTgtaagaacaaggaaaaaggtagaagaattcgttAGAATAATAATGTGGAAAAATAATGGAATGATTATTAGTTGGGTAAATAGAAAATTACCTTTATGTCCCTTCAAGAACACATGCAGAGGGTGGAGAGTGAAGAAAGAACGATGGACATTACATGATGATGACGACGATGATATTTTTATTGACTCGTGTGAATATTGTAGATGGGATTACGAGTTAAAGTTCTTAGCTTTTATGGATTGATGAATATCAATTAGTTCTAACTATATAATTCATCATgggttctttaatttttattttttgtattagtTATCTTATATTACAAGATTTTGGAAGTTATATTATTCTAACGGCAATATATGCTTCTGTTAATTgcttgtattattttttttctaagataaatgagttaaacaaaatatttaaagacTATATGGAGGTTGAACTATGAATTAAACATAACCACAAGTTATAGAGTTTGTTTGGGGGAAGTtcttaaaaaaaactttttgtttgagttatttttttaaaagaattttataagaaaatataaaaataattttatatttagatatctcatataaaaagatttttttatttattaattatgtttgtgtataataatataaaaatattttttatttatttattatataaaaatgtttttttaatatcttttaaaaaatatgtaaattgtaatttgttaaaaaagatattttaatttttttagtacttTTACTTTTAGTATTAGAAATTTACTAAACacgctaaaaaataaaaataaatatt
Above is a genomic segment from Arachis stenosperma cultivar V10309 chromosome 1, arast.V10309.gnm1.PFL2, whole genome shotgun sequence containing:
- the LOC130935078 gene encoding putative F-box protein At1g67623, encoding MRNINKNMQRPIFKKKNKPSSSSTIKSLPKELLVEIVASVASHSIIDLHNVKKSCKDLLEAVEDNYVYRRVSLDKFSFIPRFSNDKELLFLKRCKENQNTESLYREGLRECLWNGNAEGLRLLDMAAKEGHKEAKYVYGIILLYSSRQDEKLIELGLRHLRFLRESKCIVRTRKKVEEFVRIIMWKNNGMIISWVNRKLPLCPFKNTCRGWRVKKERWTLHDDDDDDIFIDSCEYCRWDYELKFLAFMD